The following nucleotide sequence is from Halobacillus mangrovi.
TGTCCATATGTAACCGGGTCAAAGCTTCCCGGACAAATCGCTAAACGTGTCATCGTTTTTCCTCCTCACTCAAATATAGATACACCTATATTCGTTCCGTAAATATCAGATTTTATTAGCTTCAGACGTCCTACTGTTGATGGAATGCTTTCTGATGAATCGTGTTCACAGATTACGATCCCGTTTTCAGCAATTAAATCATGTTCTAAAAGCGCTTCCATCAGGTCCTTATAGGAAAACTTCTTGTAAGGTGGATCCAAGAAGATGAACTCGAACGAAAGACCGCGCTTTCCTGCTGCCTTAATAGCCCTCATAGCATCCGTACGAAATACTTCCGTACGCTCCTGAATCTTCAACAACTCTATGTTTTCGTGGATCGTTTTTATTGCTTTTTGCTGTTGGTCGACAAACACACATGACTCTACGCCTCGACTCATAGCTTCGATTCCAAGTCCTCCGCTTCCGGCAAACAAATCTAAAGCACGGCCTCTTTCAAAATAAGGGCCAATCATGTGAAATACCGCTTCCTTCACTTTGTCAGTCGTAGGTCGTGTCTGATGAGAAGGAACAGATTTTAGCTGTCTTCCTTTGAATTCTCCAGCAATCACTCGCATGTTATGTACACCTCTTTTGTCATCATTCTACATTATCCTACCATAAAAACAATTGGTCAGGAAATCTACCTGATTTTTAAAATTATTTGTAGAACCATTGAATAGACATGGTTGTCAATGGTCATACTAGAGCTTGAAGCGGAACAAACTGCTTCTGAAAACGGAGAAGGCTTACATCCCCATAAGTACTTCCTCCGGTTTCTCCTCTCCCTTTACTTTTTTGAATCATCGTAAATGTTTCAAAAAAGAAGGGCTGTCTGTTTAAGACAGCCCTATTTTTTATGCTTACCTTCCAATATTCAATCTATTCACCTAGCTTTGATCGTCATAAATCCGGAGTTATCCAACTATATAGCAGAATAGTTGAATACTCGCTTTCGAGGTACTGTGAGCTTTCCGTTGCCCAGAGTAGAATTTGGAGGTCCGAGAAATCACTCGCTTTCCGTGAGCATGTGCTGAGCCTCCTCGAGCTAAAAGCTCTCCGGGGTCTCACCTATCATGTTCATCCCACAGGAGTCTCGCTATTTCTCGGACCTCCTTACCGCTGTTGGGAGGAACGGAAACGTTATTGTTACCGAAAACCTATCTGTAATTTTGGAAATCAGAGCTTCCTTACTCCTGTTAAATGGGGCTGTTCCTTACACTATAGATGGGTTGGATGGAAAACGGCGAGACTCCCGCGGGAGAAGGACTTAGGCGAGACCCCACAGAGAGCACAGCGAGCGAGGAGGCTCGCCAGTTCCCCCGCAGAAAAGTGTTCAAATGCGGAAGCGCCCCGGTAGACACGACTCGCATAAGCAGAAAATCAAAAGGAATGTGCCTTTTCATTCCGTTGATTTCCTGCTTATGACGCGAGTGTCTGGGCGATGCAACTAGACGAGTTGTTTTCCAGCCAACCTTACGCTTATTACTCATCGGCCCCTAGAATATCTCGAATTCAAGTCTTTAAGATAAGGAGGCTTATGTGGGGGAACTCAGGATAAAAACGTATTTGAAGGCAGGAAAAATTCGGTTCATTTACTCCATAAGAAATAATACCATTATCCAACCATCAGTTTATTGTGTCTTGAGCAGCTAATACAAAGGTATGTTGCTGAAATTATGGATTCACATTGCCTCAGATTCATGCTAATGTGGTTTTTAGCGAGTACAAAAGGGAGAGAGTAATTTGATACAAAAATTCATTGAGCTCGGTGAAGGGTATGCAGACATTTATGAACTTATCGAATTAGGGACGTTAATGCCCGATCGGATCCAGCATGCCATCGCTTTTTACAGTGAGAAAAATGGACAGCCGGTCGCCTCGTTAGCACTAGTACTTAAACCATCAAGAGATAAATTCCAACCTATTTATATATGCAGGGAAGGGATTCCCAACCCTCATGAAAAACCAAATCAGCGTTTTGACTTATTCAAAGAAATGGCTGCTTCTGCAGGTAAGGAATTGGCTGAATTTACAATTAAACCGTCAAATATGTTTCCAGAGACAGAACTATTCTATCAACACTTGATTGGAATATTAAGGACAAATAAATTCATATCCCCTTTATCATAAGAAAAAGCATCCATTCAGGATGCTTTTTTCGTTGAAGATATAAACATGATAATGATTTCAATACTTTTTCTTAAATACCCATCTTATAATCATACTGTTTTGCTTTATCAGGCTTTGCATTTTCATAATCCGTGCGAACCTCAGGTTTATAGGAGGGAACAACACGGGAAACAAACGGTAAACGATCTAATTTCTCCATTTTGTACTCCAGGTCCTCTTGGTTCACATATAACAATGCATATTTTCTTCTTTTGGATGCATGGATAAGGTGCCCATGCTTTTTTATCTGCCTGACATTTTTCATATGCTGAAAATAAACGATGATCCCTTGCCGCTTCGTTTTAATCATACGACACCCTACTTTACAAAGTTATTTATCGACAGTTTACCAAATGTATGAAAAATGAGCAATTATAGAAAGGAGTTGAGTTTCAAGTGAAAACGGATCACGAACGAGCGATAGAAATTTTTCATCATGAACTGACGAATCACCCTAATTTTAAACAGGTTGAATTTAAAAAAGTCACAGGACTTCCTTTCGTTTACTTAACGGCTGAAGAAGATATTAGTCAAAAGGACATAGAGGTAACATTAAAGGTCTCTGCCGCAAGGGCAATGAGAGGAAAACGCCTGACCCTTGCAATGAGCTATGTCCGCAATGATCAGGCGCTTTATGTGTATCGTGTCCGTTTTTTAGTTCCTCAGCGTAAGATGTTCTGCTGCGGAAATTTATGTGATGACTGTATCCGATTTACACAACCCTAGGATGCACAGCCGCAGCTTCCCCCGCTGCCACAGCCTCCGCTGCAACCGGTGTCGGTCAAAGCCATTCCGTTTTTTGGAACTTTAATTTGTTCACTGACACTGAAGGCAACGTTTTCACTGATTTCATCCAATAACTTCTGAAGATTACGCTCAGCTTTTTTAAATTGAGCGACTTTCTCATGCATGTCCATCTCGCGCTTAACGGAACGAACCTTTTTCATGATTGAACTATAATCAGGATGGTATCGTCCAAATCGTTGCACATCCTCATAATGTTCCTTCATATTATTAAAATCCTTTATCAGCTTTTGAGCCTCCGCATCATTTTCAAGCTCATATTTAGCTTGATTATAATGCTGCATTGTATCTGAATTCATGACCATTTGGCCAATCATTTCTGAGCGGTCTAGCAGATCGACAATTTCCATTGTTGCTAACATATGTCCACCTCCACTCTCATTTTATCAAATAGGACAGCAGAATGAAATGAGAACAAGTGACTCTGCTGCCCGAGTTTATTAATAATACGGATACTCAATTTCTTTCCGGGTTTTTCCGGTGTCTTTCTTAACATTAGATATAAGCTGCTGAAACTGACCTATAGCCCCGTTCAACTCACCAATATGCCGAGAAACTTCTTCCCAATCCACATCTTGCATTAATTCTCCGAGTTGTTTTATCCAATCTTTTTTATTCGTAGATGTCTGTTTTTTCACTTCAGGCAGAGAACTCCAAAATGAATCGTCTTCTCCTAAGATCATCCACTTTTCATAATAGGTTTGGATAAGCTTATGGTTTTTCCTAAGCTGTTCCTTAACAGCTGGATGTTCATCCACGAAATCCTTGAACCGCTGTACACTCGGGTGTAATGACTTGTTACTCATAGCGTTCACACCTCACTGTTAGAACTACTCTATAGCCTATGCTAAAAAGGGCGGGCTGTTCATGGGATCGATAAAAAATTTTGAGTGTAATACCTTTGATGAACGCCGATTCCGATATGCGTATAGCTTTTATCCAACATTGCTTCTCGATGGTTTTGACTATTCAACCATCCATGAACTGCAGCCGTTGCATCAATGTATTGAGCTGCAATATTTTCTCCTGCCTGAACATAAGAAATATCTCCTAGCCGCTCTTTCAATCCTTTTCCATTCGGGGAGTAATGAGAAAAATAATTGTTGTCATTCATGTCTTTACTGTGAAGAAATGCCACAGCTGCCGCTTCCTTATGCTCTACCAATTGATTTTTTCCATGGCGGATGCGAAGGTAGTTCGTCATAGTTAATATCTGCTGTTCCATTCCTGTTTCAATTCTCTTCCAGTCAGAACGATCTAAATTTTCTTTCACTGGTAATCGACCTCGATAAATGACCTTGTAGGGTTGAAGTTTTAAGAGAATGTCATTTCTCACCAGCCTTATCGCCGATAACTTCTCTGTGACAACATCAAAGTAGAGCTGTGCTGTCCAATTATTATCTAGTGGAAGGAGTGGCCGTTCTTTTAAATCTTGTTCTGTCAATTCAAAAGTATAATTTCCAACCTGCTCAATTCGCAGGGATTGTGATAGTTCGTGGGAGGCAGAAATCTCTCGATAAGATTGTCCAATATAGACTGGATTATCTCTCTGTTCACTTGAAAAAGAGACGGCTGAAACAACTTTATTATCCTTTATTGCAATTTGAGAAAGTTCATCATCATAGATCCACCACACATATCCATAACTGCTAGGGTCTTTACGGTCTGGTTCCCCCCATTCGGATTTCAGTTCATCAGAACTAGCTCCTTTCCATTCAAAGATGGATTTAGCCTCTTTGACCTTTTCTATTTCTTCAGTTGCGAAAGTTTCTTCAACGGTCGGTTCTGTCTTGGTTGGATCAGGTACAGAGGGTTTGTCAAAAAAAAGTCTCCAACTAATTAAAATAATAATTGTAAGAATGAAAACAGGTGCTAGCTTTCTCACTTCGTTCTCTCTCCTCTCTGCTTGCTTCTTACAGTATGTATAATCGACGCATAAAGATCCTATGAATTTCTAATTTCAAAAAATAGCGGCAAACCGTTGTTAATGATATTTATTCAACACACTATTCCACATAACAGCAGTTATCTGGAATAGTTGATTTCGAGATGTTTATGGGGTTTAGGTTCGTTCGGAAAGGATTCGCTTTCCTACGGGGGAACTGGCAAGCCCACGGAAAGCGAGTCGTTCTCCCATCCAGCATCCCTCACGTAAAAGTCTCGAAACTGATTCTACAGGGATAGGACGCTTTAATGGAGGTAGGTAGTAAGGTTTTACAAAGCCAAACAAAAAAGACCCGTCGCTATGTACGGGTCTTGTATCGAATTGCTTAATGAAGTTCTGGACGCTCAGAAATATCTTGCAAGGCTACCCCTGCTGCATGGTCTGACATTTCCTCCACAGACAAGTCGCCTAGTGATAGAATCCCAGTCAACTTTCCGTTTTCAACGACAGGTAAACGGCGAACTTGATGTTGAGCCATAATCTGACTAGCTTCTTCCAGAGAGCAGTCTGGAGTACAGCTGTACAAGTGATCACTCATCACTTGTTGGATCGGTGTGGATTCTGGTTTTTTGTCAGCATAGCCACGAATGACAAGGTCACGGTCTGTTACCATTCCCATTAAGTTGCCTTGGTCATCACATACAGGCACCGCACCGACATTTTTTTGTTTCATGATAGATGCCGCATCAGATAAATTGTCATCTGTGCGACAAACTGAAACATCACTGGTCATAATGTCTTTTACGCTTTTCATGATAAGTCCTCCTTTAAGTAATTCAATATCAATAGTTATTGTCCCCTTTTTATAAAAATTATTACATGCAAGCCATGTCCTTTTATAGTATAATAAAATGGTAAAAGCCTATATTAATGAGTAAAATGGGCTTTAAAGACCGAAGCAATTGAAAGTTAATCGGTTTCATACTAAAATTAGTGAAGATACATAACAATTTGTGAGGTGGAAGTAATGAAGTTAGAAGGCACTGGTATAGAAGGGCTTATGGTGGATTTCAGACCATTGACCGATCTGATGGAAAGTAACGGATTCATATTGGGTGGATCCTGGGATTACGAAAGAGTAACCTACGATTACAAATTAAATGCTCCAGAAAAAAACATAACGTACTACATTCGAATTCAAGGGTATGCCGTTGAAGGTGACGTAGATAAAGGAGATGCTGTAATCCGTCTTTTGCCACCTCTACTAGGCAGACATTACTACCCGCACGGAGTCGAATATGGGGAACAGGAAGGTTTCTCCTCAGGCATTATTGAAAAAGCAATTGGCCTTGTTCAAAAAGTCGTGGAACCTGCGAAAAGGTATCATAACCAAGTTCCTGAACATGTTGTCCTTGAAAGGTTGACTAGATGGGCTGAAGAAAATCAAAACCAAGAAGTACTTGAAAAAATGAAAGAACTCTCCAATAATCCGGATCAGCGTAAATAACGTCTCTTTAATAACTGCTTGACCCAGATGTCCGGTATTACCAAAAGGAGTCGCACATCATTTCATATGATGAGCGGCTTTTTTTGAAAAATACCGTGAAAGTTTTTTTCATTAAGGGAAAGGAGTACATAAATAAATTGTTCCGATACCTGACAAAAAAACAATGGATTCTTATCTTACTCGCCCTACTGTTCATTGTAGCCTGTTATTTTATCCTGCCTGTTTCTATTCCCTTAATATTTGCATTTGTTACAGCTCTTTTCTTAAATCCTTCGGTTCGATGGCTTCAGTTCCGTTTTAGAATCAATCGAAAAATGGCTGTAACTGTTGTGTTCCTATTATTCGTCATCTTTCTTGGATTATTAGGTACATATGCAATTACTCGAGCGGTTGCTCAGATTATTGAATTGGCTGATAATGCTCCAGAATACATTAATCAAATAAACAACGTTCTTCTGAACTGGCAGAACAATATGCACAGTTTCACCCAGAGCATGCCGAAGGAATTTGTAGATAAAGTAACAAGTGAATTAATGAATTCTTTAGATAGAACAACGGCAGCTATCTCAGAAAAACTTCAGCTAGCGAACATTGCAGCCGCAGCTGCAAAGATCCCTGAATACTTAGTCAGCCTTCTTGTCTATTTAATTGCTCTGTTTCTATTCATGCTTGAATTACCGCGTCTAAGAGACAAGATGCATGACCAATTTACAGAAGCAACCTCTGAAAAGGTTAAATTTATGAATGCACGACTATCCTACGTCGTATTCGGTTTCTTGAAAGCACAATTTCTTGTGAGTATCATCATCTTTGTCGTTTCACTGGCTGGATTGCTATGGATCACCCCTGATGTCGCAATCATCATGTCCATCATTATTTGGATCATCGACTTTATCCCGATCATTGGATCAATCGTCATTCTCGGGCCGTGGTCCATCTATATGTTAATTATCGGGGAACTGGAGATGGGTACAAAGCTTGGATTATTAGCCATTGTTCTGTTGGCCATTCGACGAACAGTTGAACCGAAAGTCATGGGCCGGCATATTGGTCTCTCTCCACTAGCTACTTTAATTGCGATGTATCTAGGACTACAGCTCATTGGACTAACAGGATTTATCCTAGGTCCACTAGTCGTGATTGCATTCAACTCAGCGAAAGAAGCAGGAATTATTAAATGGAATTTGAAGATATAAAAAAGCCTGAAAGCATTGCTTCAGGCTTTTTTTTATAATTCTTCTTTTGAATGATTTAGGTTTTTGTTAGCCGTTTTTTCCTTTTTAAACATAAGGATATCCCTATTCCTGCCGGTGTGATTAAAACCATTATTAATCAGTACTTTTTGTGAAGGAATATTTGTTTTATCGCATTGTGCTTCAATTCCTTTAACTCCAGGATAAGTGAAAGCCCAGCTGCAAAGATTTTCGACAGCTTCTGATGCGTACCCTTGATTCCTCTCTGATGCGACGATGTGGTATCCGATTTCTATCGTTCCCTCGCTGTCAGGCATGCCTTTAAATCCGATATCACCAACTACATGTTCACCCTTTTCATCCATAATAACCCAAGGGCCAAAACCTAGTTCACTCTCCTCATTTTCCAACTTTTCAACATAAATTGGTAATAGCGCTTTCAATCCATCATGCGGCCAGTTTTTATTCCAAGGCAGCTGGTACTTATAATAGAATGCCAGGGAATTCTTCATCAGCATCTGGGCAAGGTCTATTGTAATGGGGATCATGTGCAAGCGTGGTGTCTTCAATTCCATCTTTGAAACATCCCTTTCTATGTATATTATCATACTCATACTGACCTATATTCCTGTTTAAGCCTTATCCTAAACAACATTATTGCTAAAAAAAACGCAGCGAAATCGTTTTTTTACGATTCGCTGCGGATAAAATAGGTTAGGTCCCCAAAATAGCTTTAATCATACTTGTGGTTGTGCCGCCATCATAAATGATATACAAGAGCAAATACACGGCTACACCAGTGATTGCTGTAAAGAACCATATGATGCTCGTCACAGGCCCGACTTTACGGTGTTTTTTAATATTTCTTTTAAAAGCTAAAGTCAGGGTCACAATCCCGAATACAGCGCCCACCGTCGCTAGTATTATGTGAAAGATAAGGAAAATTGTATAATAAATCTTTATATCATCAGGTCCTCCAAAACTTGTATTTCCAACAAAGATTGTTCGGCTGGCGTAAATAATAAAAAAGGTTAATGCACTGATCGCAGCAGCAATCATTACTTTTTTGTGAGTCCTTCTTTTATCCTTGGCAATTAACCTCCATCCGATGGCAACAAGTATGGCACTAAGAACGATGAAGAATGTACTTAACGTTGGCAATAACGGCATAAAGACACCTCTTCTCAAACACTGTTATATTTCTTCATATGAAAGGGAGGCCGACCTTTATGGACAGGCTAGGCCTCCCTTCTCAATTAGAAATCTGGCTTAAATATTGTTATCTTTTTTAAATGAACTAGTGGCTCTCCTGAAGTGAAATGGTTAACTTGAATGTTCTAGACTTTTTTTAAAAAAGCCTTATACTGCAAGTGTTTTTCATCAAGACTCGCTTTGAAGGTGACTTGGAATTGGATCAATGGTTTCCCTTTCACGATTGAACCAGCTGAAAAAGATATAAGCGATTACAGATCCGAAAATAATTTCCTGTGCGATTTTCATGATAATTCCGCCTAATTGCTGATCTTCAATTAATGGCATAGGAGTGAACGTATTCGGTCCAGTCAGGTTTTGAGTAATACCGTTTAGTACGTCTGCTGGTACACATAAACTCATCGCCTGCAGCCATGCACCTGATTGGGAATACGTTTCATAGATAGGCGAGCCAGCGAAAATAATTAAACCGCAGGCTGGAGTAATCAGCACTCCATTAGCGAAAATAAAACCAATTTTCAGAATGGGGCTTAGTCGATCCATTTCTTTAAGTGGCGGGAATACGGACAGCCACATAAAGAAAGCGGTGATTAATATTACTGTAGTCGTAATCACATGGGCCCATTCATTCGATTTAGTGAAATCAAAAATAACAGGCATATGGTACAACGAGAAAAGGCCGTTAAATAGAATCAAGGATAAGAGAGGCTTCGTACCCAATCTGAACACGGGGCGAAGGCCTTTCGTATTAAATAGTTTCCTAAAAATCCAATTGGGAATACCCTTAATGACCAAGATAGGAAACAGTAAGTAATATAAAGCCATCTGCGTCATATGTGCAGTAAACATGATATGGCCTATTAAATCAACAGGGGAACCTTTAATAATGTAAAGAAGAAGCATACCCAAATAGAACATGGTCTGTTGAAGGGGCGTCGGTTTTTCAGTACCTTTTTCCCTACCTGGACCTGTTATATAAAAATAACCTAGAGCAAGTATTAAGATGAACAATAAGTAAAAAGGGCTCCACAATGCACGAAATCCAAAAATTTGCAGTTCTAACCACATAGGTGTCTCACCTCAGAGTGTTTATTCATTACTTCTTATTTTAACGAATTTTAATAGAAAAAACGAGTGTAGGTTTGTGAATTTGTCTAATGTTCATAATTTGGTCAAATCTCTTATTTACATAAGAAAAAGACCGGAAACCCGGTCTTTTTCATTTTTAACTAACTATTACGTTTTTAATCTTACCACCAGATGATAGACGTGAACGTAACGATTGTTAGGAAAGCAACAGCGGCTCCACCGTAGATCATCAATGCAGGCATGTCATGACCTTTATTTTTCATATGCATGAAATAATAAAGCTGGAACGCCACTTGGACAACGGCAAGGATAATTAAGGTTGGAATGATGAAGTAAGAATTCACTTCAAACATAACCAATGCAAAAGCTATAAGAGTGAATAGAATCATAAGCACAAAACTGATCACTTGCTGTTTCATCTCTTCTTTATGCTGTTTACGTTCATATTCAGCTTGATGAGCTGGCTTTGAGTGATTTGCCATTGATTAACCCACCTTTCCCATTAGGTAAACGACAGTAAAGATGAAAACCCAAACAACGTCAATGAAGTGCCAATACAGGCTTGCAATATAAAACTTCGGGGCGTTGTAGAGGTTTAAACCACGTTTTTGATTTCGTACCATTAACGTTACGATCCACAAAAGACCAAACAAAACGTGACCGCCGTGGAAACTTAACAACGTATAAAATGCAGATCCAAATGCAGAGGATTGGAATGTAAATCCATACTCGTGAATGTAATGATAGAACTCGTAAATTTCACATCCCAGAAAAGCCAAACCCAGCAATACGGTAATGGCTAACCACGTCTGCATTTTGCCAAAATCATGGTTCTTCATATGGTACATCGCATATACACTCGTCAAAGAACTTGTAAGGAGGAACATGGTCATAAGGAAAACAAGTTCCAAACCAAACAAATGCTCAGGTGTGTTCTCTCCTTGCGTCGATCCATTCAATGCAATATACGTACCAAAAAGACTTGCGAACAAAACTGTTTCCCCGCCTAGGAAAAACCAGAATCCTAGGAATTTATTTTTACCTTCAAGGGTGGCTTTTTCCGGATCATGCGGCATGTGTTTCGGATTTAATACATCTTCATGACTCATTATTTGCCAGCCCCCTTCTTAATATCTGCTTCAAGCTCTTCTTTATGAATATGGTAGCCAAGATCATCTTTTACGGAACGGATGAACATGGAACCAAGAGTAATCCCCATACCAATAAATACCGCTGCTAACCAGGCTTTGTCATCAACCTGATAGATGAACCCAAATCCTGCAATAAACATTCCAAGTGACATCGTAAATGGCAGGATTGATCCGTTAGGCATGTGAATGTCACCAAGCGGCTCTGCAGGTGTCATCCCTTTTTTCCCTTCCATTTTCTCAATCCATAATGGATCAAGCCCACGTACTAGTGGTGTCTGAACAAAGTTATAATATGGCGGAGGAGAAGGAATCGACCATTCCAGGGTACGACCATTCTCCCACGGATCGGCATCTGCTTTTTCTCCTTTAACAGCAGTGTAAACAATGTTTATCAAGAAAATGACGGTACCGATTGCCATTAAGAAGGCACCAATTGTACTAATTAAGTTTCCTGTAGCCAGACCTTGCCCTTCCAGGAATACCCAATAACGGCGGGGCATACCCATTAAACCAAGGAAGTGCTGGATAAAGAACGTCAAGTGGAAACCGATAAAGAATGGCCAAAATGCCAGTTTGCCTAACTTTTCATTCAATACTTGACCGAACATCTTCGGCCACCAGTAGTGAAGTGCTGCAAAGATACCAAAGGCTACACCACCAACGATTACGTAGTGGAAGTGTCCGACAACGAAATAAGTATCATGATACTGGAAGTCAGCTGCAGCTGCGGCAAGCATAACCCCTGTCATACCACCAATTGTAAAGGACGGTATGAATGCTACAGTCCAAAGCATAGCTGAAGTCATACGAATTTGGCCGCCCCACATGGTAAACAACCAGTTGAATATTTTAATCCCTGTCGGAACAGCGATTGCCATTGTAGCTACTGCGAAAATGGAGTTAGCAA
It contains:
- a CDS encoding DUF7147 family protein produces the protein MIQKFIELGEGYADIYELIELGTLMPDRIQHAIAFYSEKNGQPVASLALVLKPSRDKFQPIYICREGIPNPHEKPNQRFDLFKEMAASAGKELAEFTIKPSNMFPETELFYQHLIGILRTNKFISPLS
- a CDS encoding YlbG family protein, which translates into the protein MIKTKRQGIIVYFQHMKNVRQIKKHGHLIHASKRRKYALLYVNQEDLEYKMEKLDRLPFVSRVVPSYKPEVRTDYENAKPDKAKQYDYKMGI
- a CDS encoding YlbF family regulator, with translation MLATMEIVDLLDRSEMIGQMVMNSDTMQHYNQAKYELENDAEAQKLIKDFNNMKEHYEDVQRFGRYHPDYSSIMKKVRSVKREMDMHEKVAQFKKAERNLQKLLDEISENVAFSVSEQIKVPKNGMALTDTGCSGGCGSGGSCGCAS
- the ylbD gene encoding spore coat protein YlbD; protein product: MSNKSLHPSVQRFKDFVDEHPAVKEQLRKNHKLIQTYYEKWMILGEDDSFWSSLPEVKKQTSTNKKDWIKQLGELMQDVDWEEVSRHIGELNGAIGQFQQLISNVKKDTGKTRKEIEYPYY
- a CDS encoding CAP domain-containing protein, translating into MRKLAPVFILTIIILISWRLFFDKPSVPDPTKTEPTVEETFATEEIEKVKEAKSIFEWKGASSDELKSEWGEPDRKDPSSYGYVWWIYDDELSQIAIKDNKVVSAVSFSSEQRDNPVYIGQSYREISASHELSQSLRIEQVGNYTFELTEQDLKERPLLPLDNNWTAQLYFDVVTEKLSAIRLVRNDILLKLQPYKVIYRGRLPVKENLDRSDWKRIETGMEQQILTMTNYLRIRHGKNQLVEHKEAAAVAFLHSKDMNDNNYFSHYSPNGKGLKERLGDISYVQAGENIAAQYIDATAAVHGWLNSQNHREAMLDKSYTHIGIGVHQRYYTQNFLSIP
- a CDS encoding CBS domain-containing protein, with protein sequence MKSVKDIMTSDVSVCRTDDNLSDAASIMKQKNVGAVPVCDDQGNLMGMVTDRDLVIRGYADKKPESTPIQQVMSDHLYSCTPDCSLEEASQIMAQHQVRRLPVVENGKLTGILSLGDLSVEEMSDHAAGVALQDISERPELH
- a CDS encoding YugN family protein, encoding MKLEGTGIEGLMVDFRPLTDLMESNGFILGGSWDYERVTYDYKLNAPEKNITYYIRIQGYAVEGDVDKGDAVIRLLPPLLGRHYYPHGVEYGEQEGFSSGIIEKAIGLVQKVVEPAKRYHNQVPEHVVLERLTRWAEENQNQEVLEKMKELSNNPDQRK
- the ytvI gene encoding sporulation integral membrane protein YtvI; this encodes MFRYLTKKQWILILLALLFIVACYFILPVSIPLIFAFVTALFLNPSVRWLQFRFRINRKMAVTVVFLLFVIFLGLLGTYAITRAVAQIIELADNAPEYINQINNVLLNWQNNMHSFTQSMPKEFVDKVTSELMNSLDRTTAAISEKLQLANIAAAAAKIPEYLVSLLVYLIALFLFMLELPRLRDKMHDQFTEATSEKVKFMNARLSYVVFGFLKAQFLVSIIIFVVSLAGLLWITPDVAIIMSIIIWIIDFIPIIGSIVILGPWSIYMLIIGELEMGTKLGLLAIVLLAIRRTVEPKVMGRHIGLSPLATLIAMYLGLQLIGLTGFILGPLVVIAFNSAKEAGIIKWNLKI
- a CDS encoding GNAT family N-acetyltransferase, which produces MELKTPRLHMIPITIDLAQMLMKNSLAFYYKYQLPWNKNWPHDGLKALLPIYVEKLENEESELGFGPWVIMDEKGEHVVGDIGFKGMPDSEGTIEIGYHIVASERNQGYASEAVENLCSWAFTYPGVKGIEAQCDKTNIPSQKVLINNGFNHTGRNRDILMFKKEKTANKNLNHSKEEL
- a CDS encoding DUF420 domain-containing protein: MPLLPTLSTFFIVLSAILVAIGWRLIAKDKRRTHKKVMIAAAISALTFFIIYASRTIFVGNTSFGGPDDIKIYYTIFLIFHIILATVGAVFGIVTLTLAFKRNIKKHRKVGPVTSIIWFFTAITGVAVYLLLYIIYDGGTTTSMIKAILGT
- the ctaG gene encoding cytochrome c oxidase assembly factor CtaG, with the protein product MWLELQIFGFRALWSPFYLLFILILALGYFYITGPGREKGTEKPTPLQQTMFYLGMLLLYIIKGSPVDLIGHIMFTAHMTQMALYYLLFPILVIKGIPNWIFRKLFNTKGLRPVFRLGTKPLLSLILFNGLFSLYHMPVIFDFTKSNEWAHVITTTVILITAFFMWLSVFPPLKEMDRLSPILKIGFIFANGVLITPACGLIIFAGSPIYETYSQSGAWLQAMSLCVPADVLNGITQNLTGPNTFTPMPLIEDQQLGGIIMKIAQEIIFGSVIAYIFFSWFNRERETIDPIPSHLQSES
- the ctaF gene encoding cytochrome c oxidase subunit IVB; protein product: MANHSKPAHQAEYERKQHKEEMKQQVISFVLMILFTLIAFALVMFEVNSYFIIPTLIILAVVQVAFQLYYFMHMKNKGHDMPALMIYGGAAVAFLTIVTFTSIIWW
- a CDS encoding cytochrome (ubi)quinol oxidase subunit III, translating into MSHEDVLNPKHMPHDPEKATLEGKNKFLGFWFFLGGETVLFASLFGTYIALNGSTQGENTPEHLFGLELVFLMTMFLLTSSLTSVYAMYHMKNHDFGKMQTWLAITVLLGLAFLGCEIYEFYHYIHEYGFTFQSSAFGSAFYTLLSFHGGHVLFGLLWIVTLMVRNQKRGLNLYNAPKFYIASLYWHFIDVVWVFIFTVVYLMGKVG
- the ctaD gene encoding cytochrome c oxidase subunit I translates to MSTAVAQKRGLGAAIWDYLTTVDHKKIAHLYLVSGGLFFLIGGLEAMLIRIQLMKPDNNFLSAGLYNEMITMHGTTMIFLAAMPLIFALMNAVVPLQIGARDVAFPFLNSLGFWLFLFGGLLLNVSWFTGGAPDAGWTNYAPLSTTSPGHGVDYYVMGLQISGAGTLIGGINFLVTIVNMRAPGMSYMRMPLFTWSVFVTSTLILFAFPALTVGLFLMMFDRMFGSAFFDVGLGGNVIIWEHLFWIFGHPEVYILILPLFGAFSDIFPTFSKKRLFGYSAMVFATVLIGFLGFMVWAHHMFTVGMGPIANSIFAVATMAIAVPTGIKIFNWLFTMWGGQIRMTSAMLWTVAFIPSFTIGGMTGVMLAAAAADFQYHDTYFVVGHFHYVIVGGVAFGIFAALHYWWPKMFGQVLNEKLGKLAFWPFFIGFHLTFFIQHFLGLMGMPRRYWVFLEGQGLATGNLISTIGAFLMAIGTVIFLINIVYTAVKGEKADADPWENGRTLEWSIPSPPPYYNFVQTPLVRGLDPLWIEKMEGKKGMTPAEPLGDIHMPNGSILPFTMSLGMFIAGFGFIYQVDDKAWLAAVFIGMGITLGSMFIRSVKDDLGYHIHKEELEADIKKGAGK